In a single window of the Hoyosella subflava DQS3-9A1 genome:
- a CDS encoding Re/Si-specific NAD(P)(+) transhydrogenase subunit alpha produces MIVGVLREVGPGETRVAATPATVGQLMKLGYDVVVEPGAGELSTFSDVAYADAGASIGPVAEADVVLGVNAPSAEQLGALKSGVTLISTLNARFDESLVQDLSQRPLTALSMDAVPRISRAQSLDVLSSMANIAGYRAVVEAAHEFGRFFTGQVTAAGKVPPARVLIVGAGVAGLSAIGTAGSMGAVVRATDPRPEVADQVASLGGEYLAIENPEAEVSATGYAKEMGDDYKAREVQLYTAQSREADIIITTALIPGRPAPRIITAEMVASMKPGSVIVDMAAANGGNVEGTVAGERVVTDNGVTILGYTDLPGRLPAQASQLYGQNLVNLLKLMTPGKDGQLVVDFDDVVIRSMTVVKDGECTWPPPPVQVSAAPAPSAAAAEVTAPVAKEPMSQGKRIGVVAAAAAVLFALIAAAPAALQGHLIVFALAIVVGFYVIGHVHHALHTPLMSVTNAISSIIIVGALLQVGVGKPIVTTLALAAILLASINIFGGFAVTRRMLAMFSRS; encoded by the coding sequence ATGATTGTTGGTGTCCTGCGGGAGGTTGGTCCCGGCGAGACGCGTGTGGCGGCGACGCCTGCGACTGTGGGGCAGCTGATGAAGCTCGGGTACGACGTGGTTGTCGAGCCTGGTGCGGGTGAGCTGTCGACTTTTTCTGATGTGGCGTACGCGGATGCTGGTGCATCGATCGGGCCAGTTGCTGAGGCTGACGTGGTGCTGGGAGTGAACGCGCCGTCTGCGGAGCAGCTGGGTGCGTTGAAGTCCGGGGTGACGTTGATCAGCACGCTCAACGCGCGGTTTGATGAGTCGCTGGTGCAGGATTTGTCGCAGAGGCCGCTTACGGCGTTGTCGATGGATGCGGTGCCGCGGATCTCACGGGCGCAGTCGCTGGATGTGTTGTCGTCGATGGCGAACATCGCCGGGTATCGCGCGGTGGTCGAAGCGGCACACGAGTTCGGCCGGTTTTTCACGGGTCAGGTCACCGCGGCAGGCAAGGTCCCGCCAGCCCGGGTGCTGATTGTGGGTGCGGGCGTGGCGGGTCTGTCCGCGATCGGTACGGCGGGCTCGATGGGCGCGGTTGTGCGCGCAACGGATCCGCGCCCGGAGGTCGCTGATCAGGTCGCCTCCCTCGGTGGTGAGTACCTGGCGATCGAGAACCCGGAGGCCGAGGTCTCCGCCACGGGATATGCCAAAGAGATGGGTGATGATTACAAGGCCCGGGAAGTGCAGCTGTACACAGCGCAGTCCCGCGAGGCGGACATCATCATCACCACAGCGCTGATTCCGGGGCGCCCGGCACCGCGGATCATCACCGCCGAGATGGTCGCGTCGATGAAGCCGGGTTCGGTCATTGTGGATATGGCCGCGGCGAACGGCGGCAACGTCGAGGGCACCGTCGCAGGTGAGCGGGTGGTCACCGATAACGGTGTGACCATTCTGGGGTATACGGATCTGCCTGGCCGGCTCCCCGCGCAGGCGTCACAGCTGTACGGCCAGAACCTGGTTAACCTTTTGAAGCTGATGACCCCGGGCAAGGACGGGCAGCTCGTCGTCGATTTCGATGATGTGGTGATCCGATCGATGACGGTGGTTAAAGACGGCGAGTGCACGTGGCCACCACCACCGGTCCAGGTATCTGCCGCTCCCGCCCCATCGGCTGCGGCGGCTGAGGTGACCGCGCCGGTGGCGAAGGAACCGATGTCGCAGGGCAAGCGGATCGGTGTGGTCGCTGCCGCCGCGGCGGTGCTGTTCGCGCTGATTGCGGCTGCCCCGGCAGCACTGCAGGGGCATCTGATTGTGTTCGCGTTAGCGATCGTGGTCGGGTTTTATGTGATCGGGCATGTGCATCATGCGCTGCATACCCCGCTGATGTCGGTGACCAACGCGATCTCGAGCATCATCATTGTGGGTGCGCTGCTGCAGGTCGGGGTGGGTAAACCGATTGTCACCACGCTCGCGCTCGCAGCGATTCTGCTGGCCAGCATCAACATTTTCGGTGGCTTCGCGGTGACGCGCCGCATGCTCGCCATGTTCTCGAGGAGCTGA
- a CDS encoding LLM class flavin-dependent oxidoreductase: MQVGIGLPNAVPGATGRGLIEWARRADQAGFSSLGSIGAVSYPSYEELTVFAAAGAVTERIRFFTNVLIAPPRSAAELAKQAATVDQLTNGRLTLGLGVGWREADFLLTGRDFDGRGAAFDEMLPALYRSWSGEALDLAARPASPPPVQSPIPVMIGGTTQAAIRRIVDHGAGWTAGGLPPDAVSEFATKVRTAWQAAGRDGEPHITALVYFGLGDTEQQSRESVLDYYKPMGDDVAQMIAGSVLRSAEAIQGAMQAYEAAGANELIFAPTVSTGDQVDLLANIVFG; encoded by the coding sequence ATGCAGGTCGGAATCGGACTTCCCAACGCAGTGCCAGGCGCAACTGGCCGCGGCCTGATCGAATGGGCGCGGCGCGCAGACCAGGCTGGGTTCAGCTCACTCGGTTCCATCGGGGCGGTGTCGTATCCCAGTTATGAGGAGCTCACAGTCTTCGCTGCGGCGGGCGCGGTGACCGAGCGAATCCGCTTCTTCACAAACGTACTGATCGCCCCGCCGCGAAGCGCTGCCGAGCTAGCTAAGCAGGCTGCGACGGTCGACCAATTGACGAACGGCAGGCTCACCCTCGGATTGGGTGTGGGCTGGCGCGAAGCTGACTTCTTGCTCACCGGCCGAGACTTTGACGGCCGCGGTGCGGCGTTCGACGAAATGTTGCCGGCCTTGTACCGCTCGTGGAGCGGCGAAGCGCTCGACCTGGCGGCACGCCCAGCGTCCCCGCCCCCTGTGCAGTCACCGATTCCAGTCATGATCGGCGGAACGACGCAGGCAGCGATCAGGCGCATCGTCGACCATGGGGCTGGCTGGACTGCGGGCGGGCTGCCACCGGATGCGGTCAGTGAATTCGCCACGAAGGTGCGAACGGCATGGCAGGCAGCCGGGCGCGACGGCGAACCGCACATCACGGCGCTCGTTTACTTCGGTCTTGGCGACACTGAGCAACAATCTCGGGAAAGCGTGCTCGACTATTACAAACCTATGGGTGATGACGTCGCCCAGATGATCGCGGGAAGCGTGCTGCGCAGTGCCGAAGCGATTCAAGGAGCGATGCAGGCGTACGAGGCGGCGGGCGCGAACGAGTTGATCTTCGCGCCAACGGTGTCCACAGGCGATCAGGTCGATTTGCTCGCGAACATCGTGTTCGGGTAG
- a CDS encoding sensor histidine kinase translates to MFSQYQDQVIERYVKEAVQVTAVLRLPLVALIALLGPVIPVRDHWLPFLFQGLLVAYGAAAAGWLWWVFKRPIGPWAGWSSTVFDLLALLALCAASGGATSLLLPVFFLLPVAVAFLYRPGLTATLGVGVAVGYLAVWLLFVVRDDDVDLHIEVYLYFGFLLWLAAATTGLSFVLVRRSATVAALLETREQLVTQSMGTEERERQRLAEALHDGPLQNILAARMDLEEALEKNADPSVAAAESTLRETAAQLRSTVTSLHPQVLAQLGLTLALRELAEQYARRGGYELHMRLTEVSRPDCESLLYRVARESLANINKHAHARNVEVELSATAEEITLTITDDGVGFDPSVISHRVAEGHIGIASQYLRVESWGGNFDVVSSPGTGTRIVVRIPRGSEQIAE, encoded by the coding sequence TTGTTCAGCCAGTATCAAGATCAGGTAATCGAGCGCTATGTGAAAGAGGCCGTCCAGGTCACGGCGGTGCTGCGGTTGCCCTTGGTTGCGTTGATCGCGCTACTTGGACCTGTCATCCCGGTGCGCGACCATTGGCTTCCGTTCCTGTTTCAGGGACTTCTCGTCGCGTACGGGGCTGCTGCTGCCGGGTGGCTGTGGTGGGTGTTCAAACGTCCCATCGGCCCGTGGGCGGGCTGGTCCTCGACAGTGTTTGATCTGCTGGCGCTGCTCGCTCTGTGTGCAGCCTCGGGCGGAGCAACGTCGCTGCTCCTTCCAGTCTTCTTTCTGCTGCCAGTCGCGGTCGCGTTTCTGTACCGGCCCGGACTGACCGCGACGCTGGGCGTCGGCGTGGCCGTCGGGTACCTGGCCGTGTGGCTTCTTTTCGTGGTCCGCGATGATGACGTCGACTTGCACATAGAGGTGTACCTGTATTTCGGGTTCCTCCTGTGGCTTGCGGCAGCGACGACAGGGCTCTCGTTTGTGCTTGTCCGTCGTTCGGCGACGGTGGCGGCGCTGCTGGAGACCCGCGAGCAGCTCGTTACCCAGTCGATGGGGACGGAGGAACGTGAACGTCAGCGGCTCGCAGAAGCCCTGCATGACGGCCCGTTGCAAAACATCCTCGCGGCTCGCATGGACCTGGAAGAAGCCCTCGAAAAGAACGCTGACCCGTCTGTTGCCGCAGCCGAGTCAACGCTTCGCGAGACAGCCGCACAGCTGCGATCAACGGTGACCAGCTTGCACCCTCAGGTTCTTGCGCAGCTCGGCCTGACACTTGCGCTGCGCGAACTCGCCGAACAATACGCACGCCGCGGCGGCTATGAACTCCACATGCGCTTGACTGAAGTCAGCCGCCCCGACTGTGAGTCTCTGCTATACAGGGTGGCGCGCGAGTCGCTGGCCAATATCAACAAGCACGCACACGCGCGCAACGTCGAGGTAGAGCTCTCCGCGACGGCGGAGGAGATCACACTCACCATCACAGACGATGGGGTGGGCTTCGACCCATCTGTTATTTCTCATCGAGTCGCCGAAGGGCACATCGGAATCGCGTCGCAATATTTGCGGGTCGAAAGCTGGGGCGGCAATTTCGACGTCGTTTCGAGCCCTGGGACGGGCACCCGAATCGTCGTCCGGATACCGCGCGGCTCTGAACAAATCGCTGAGTAG
- a CDS encoding VOC family protein, with product MTTYERQLRCARLTELGSTRIARYEPAPPLQAGHIVCADPEGNVFCLD from the coding sequence CTGACCACCTACGAGCGACAACTTCGGTGCGCTCGACTTACTGAACTCGGGTCGACCCGGATCGCACGATACGAGCCTGCCCCGCCGCTTCAAGCGGGACACATCGTCTGCGCCGACCCGGAAGGGAATGTATTTTGCCTAGATTGA
- a CDS encoding MBL fold metallo-hydrolase: MFSEQSYGRVSVLMAANGGVVPYGNTVVVRGSERTVVIDPSLALHKDPVGADLVLISHGHEDHLAGLRHFDAPTFAHHLDVPSVASLDTMLGQYGLGSAERAQVEHVMLNEYGIPPTRDGVTGMDDGQVFDLGDCTATVIHLPGHTPGHCGVLVEPDGFLYVADIDLTSFGPMYGDLGSSVDDFLNSIDRVAAIEARWYGTFHHKGVIEGSGEFRERLGMYRDKLLSREDRLLDYLVEPRTLDAIVAHRLVYRPHVSAPYVDAVERRTAELHLERLVSLGAVVTSENGSFRRV, translated from the coding sequence ATGTTTAGTGAACAGTCATACGGCCGCGTCTCAGTCTTGATGGCCGCGAACGGCGGAGTCGTCCCCTACGGAAACACCGTGGTGGTGCGTGGATCTGAGCGAACGGTTGTGATCGACCCGTCACTCGCGCTCCACAAGGATCCGGTCGGCGCGGACCTCGTACTCATTAGTCACGGCCACGAGGACCACCTCGCGGGATTACGGCACTTCGATGCGCCGACTTTCGCGCATCACCTCGACGTGCCGTCCGTCGCATCCCTCGACACGATGCTCGGGCAGTACGGTCTTGGCTCTGCCGAGCGAGCTCAGGTCGAACACGTGATGCTCAACGAGTATGGGATTCCTCCTACCCGTGATGGCGTCACCGGAATGGACGACGGCCAGGTATTCGACCTCGGTGACTGCACAGCGACCGTCATTCACCTGCCAGGTCACACTCCAGGCCACTGTGGCGTTCTGGTCGAGCCCGATGGGTTCCTTTACGTCGCTGACATCGATCTCACTTCATTCGGCCCGATGTACGGTGATCTCGGCAGCAGTGTCGACGATTTCCTGAATTCCATCGACCGAGTGGCAGCCATCGAAGCGCGGTGGTATGGGACGTTCCACCACAAGGGCGTGATCGAGGGTAGCGGCGAGTTCCGCGAACGCCTGGGGATGTACCGCGACAAACTGCTGAGCCGGGAGGATCGGCTACTCGATTACCTGGTGGAGCCCCGAACACTGGATGCGATCGTGGCCCACCGTCTGGTGTATCGGCCACATGTCTCCGCGCCGTATGTTGACGCGGTCGAGCGCCGTACCGCGGAGCTACACCTCGAACGGCTCGTCTCATTGGGCGCCGTGGTTACCTCTGAGAATGGATCGTTCCGGCGGGTGTAG
- a CDS encoding alpha/beta hydrolase, which yields MRPTASRLDELRRAALTGGRRAAGRYARRLGSRGTITMAEVRAMRVMLERYMTRPDLRADPATRAEQVRVRFKDGQVRGEWVERPGAGPRDGAVLLYIHGGGFVVGSPLSHRGLTSELSARTKRPVFSVDYRRAPEHPYPAAVDDVLRAYAWLIDSGLSAQQIVVCGDSAGGHLALGLPPRADRAGLPVPAGVVALSPVVDPTMAMSRRWLTSNHPKAPAYFTDAGRALMEPHWRGVAPSDPELLLTNDDLTVMPPVLVQASDAELLTGDAEHYIENLNAAGGNGKLSLYHRRIHVFQVAHRVSRTASQALDEIARFVDEVIAPHQAGA from the coding sequence ATGCGCCCTACTGCTTCCAGGCTGGATGAACTGCGCCGCGCTGCGCTGACCGGCGGCCGGCGCGCCGCCGGCCGGTATGCCCGACGCCTCGGTTCGCGCGGCACGATCACGATGGCTGAGGTCCGTGCGATGCGCGTCATGCTCGAGCGTTATATGACCCGGCCTGATTTGCGTGCCGACCCGGCCACTAGGGCCGAGCAAGTCCGCGTGCGCTTCAAGGACGGTCAGGTGCGTGGCGAGTGGGTCGAGCGCCCCGGCGCTGGCCCCCGCGATGGTGCGGTCCTGTTATACATCCATGGCGGCGGATTCGTGGTCGGATCGCCCCTGTCGCACCGCGGACTGACCAGTGAACTGTCAGCGCGTACAAAGCGGCCGGTCTTCTCCGTGGATTACCGCAGGGCCCCGGAGCACCCCTACCCAGCTGCTGTCGACGATGTGTTGCGCGCGTACGCATGGCTTATCGATTCCGGACTCAGTGCCCAGCAAATTGTTGTGTGCGGAGACTCCGCCGGTGGGCATCTGGCGTTAGGTCTGCCGCCACGAGCCGATCGGGCGGGTTTGCCAGTCCCCGCGGGTGTCGTCGCCCTATCCCCCGTGGTCGACCCCACGATGGCCATGAGCCGCCGCTGGCTCACCAGCAACCACCCGAAAGCGCCTGCGTATTTCACCGACGCTGGGCGGGCGCTGATGGAACCGCACTGGCGTGGCGTCGCGCCATCCGACCCAGAGCTATTACTGACGAACGACGACCTGACGGTCATGCCGCCGGTGCTTGTGCAAGCTAGCGACGCCGAGTTGCTGACCGGAGACGCCGAGCACTACATCGAAAACCTGAACGCGGCCGGCGGGAACGGAAAGCTAAGCCTGTACCACCGCAGGATCCACGTTTTCCAGGTGGCGCACAGGGTATCGCGGACCGCATCCCAAGCGCTCGATGAAATCGCCCGTTTTGTCGACGAGGTCATCGCACCGCACCAGGCAGGCGCTTAA
- the pntB gene encoding Re/Si-specific NAD(P)(+) transhydrogenase subunit beta yields the protein MLTLSTAAAAAYVVAALLFILALAGLSRHETARAGNTFGALGMAVALAATLALAFDDGISVTTVVLLVTVVLIGAAIGLWRARVVQMTGMPELIALLHSFVGLAAVFVGWNRYFQVEADPTGPYAAELAELDLLGIHAAEVTISVFIGAVTLTGSIVAFLKLSARVKSTPLVLPGKNFLNLGALAAFVVLTAWFVIDPQLWILITITVLALLLGWHLVASIGGGDMPVVVSMLNSYSGWAAAALGFLLRNDLLIIVGALVGASGAYLSYIMCKGMNRSFISVIAGGYGIEAGPASDTDYGEHREVTADQAADILAAARTVIITPGYGMAVAQAQYAVAELTRKLRNHGVEVRFGIHPVAGRLPGHMNVLLAEAKVPYDIVLEMDEINEDFGDTDVVLVIGANDTVNPAAAEDPTSPIAGMPVLNVWNARNVIVFKRSMASGYAGVQNPLFYRENTAMLFGDAKDKVETIHHELEQAHASH from the coding sequence GTGCTCACCCTGTCTACTGCCGCTGCTGCGGCCTATGTGGTCGCGGCCCTGTTGTTCATTCTCGCGCTGGCGGGATTGTCCAGGCATGAAACCGCGCGAGCGGGCAACACGTTCGGCGCGCTCGGCATGGCCGTGGCTTTGGCCGCGACGCTCGCGCTGGCCTTTGATGACGGCATCAGTGTCACCACCGTGGTGCTGCTGGTGACCGTCGTGCTGATCGGTGCCGCGATCGGACTGTGGCGTGCCCGGGTGGTGCAGATGACCGGGATGCCGGAACTGATCGCGCTGCTGCACAGTTTCGTCGGTCTGGCCGCGGTGTTCGTCGGCTGGAACCGGTACTTCCAGGTCGAAGCCGACCCCACCGGACCGTACGCTGCCGAACTCGCCGAACTGGATTTGCTTGGCATCCACGCCGCCGAGGTCACCATCAGTGTGTTCATCGGTGCGGTCACCCTCACCGGTTCGATCGTGGCGTTCCTGAAACTCTCGGCGCGGGTGAAGTCGACCCCGCTGGTGCTGCCCGGTAAGAACTTCCTGAACCTGGGTGCACTCGCGGCGTTCGTGGTGCTCACCGCGTGGTTCGTGATCGACCCGCAACTGTGGATCCTGATCACGATCACCGTGCTCGCGCTGCTGCTCGGCTGGCACCTGGTCGCCTCCATCGGCGGCGGGGACATGCCGGTGGTGGTGTCGATGCTTAACAGCTACTCCGGCTGGGCCGCGGCCGCGCTGGGTTTCCTGCTGCGCAACGATCTGCTCATCATCGTCGGTGCCCTCGTCGGCGCGTCCGGTGCGTACCTGTCGTACATCATGTGCAAGGGCATGAACCGCTCGTTCATCTCCGTCATCGCCGGCGGCTACGGGATCGAGGCTGGTCCTGCGTCGGACACTGATTACGGTGAGCACCGGGAAGTCACCGCGGATCAGGCTGCGGACATCCTCGCGGCTGCCCGCACAGTGATCATCACTCCCGGATACGGCATGGCCGTAGCGCAAGCGCAGTACGCGGTCGCGGAACTGACCCGAAAACTCCGTAACCACGGCGTCGAGGTCCGTTTCGGTATCCACCCCGTCGCGGGACGGCTGCCCGGCCACATGAACGTGCTCCTCGCCGAGGCGAAAGTGCCGTACGACATCGTGCTGGAAATGGACGAAATCAACGAGGACTTCGGTGACACCGACGTCGTGCTCGTCATCGGGGCGAACGACACCGTCAACCCCGCTGCGGCCGAGGACCCCACCAGCCCCATCGCAGGCATGCCCGTACTCAACGTGTGGAATGCCCGCAACGTCATCGTGTTCAAACGCTCCATGGCATCCGGCTACGCAGGCGTACAAAACCCGCTCTTCTACCGGGAGAACACCGCCATGCTCTTCGGTGACGCCAAAGACAAAGTCGAAACCATCCACCACGAACTCGAGCAGGCCCACGCCAGCCATTAA
- a CDS encoding endonuclease domain-containing protein, whose protein sequence is MQVQHRDLHRADLTMHRHLPLTALPLTVIEAAVLLDDAAVVDRALQRRIVTLGELDSAHERNKGRHGSKAAAKLLKSARNGGASEGERILHRLLREAGITGWKPHVRAFGFEIDVAFDAQRIAIEVDGWAWHRDVDKFNHDAHRQNILSNAGWLVLRFTWHDLTNRPHVVIATIRRALARGVL, encoded by the coding sequence GTGCAGGTACAGCACCGTGACCTGCACCGCGCAGACCTCACGATGCACCGCCATCTTCCGTTAACTGCGCTGCCACTGACTGTCATTGAAGCCGCGGTTCTGCTCGACGATGCAGCAGTGGTAGATCGTGCACTACAGCGCCGGATAGTCACCCTGGGCGAACTCGACTCAGCTCATGAGCGGAACAAGGGGCGCCACGGAAGCAAGGCCGCAGCGAAGCTACTGAAATCTGCCAGAAACGGCGGTGCGTCAGAAGGCGAGCGCATTCTGCACCGTCTGCTCCGCGAAGCGGGGATAACTGGGTGGAAACCGCATGTCCGTGCCTTCGGTTTCGAAATCGACGTCGCGTTCGATGCGCAGCGTATCGCCATTGAGGTGGACGGCTGGGCATGGCACCGCGACGTCGATAAATTCAATCACGATGCCCATCGCCAAAACATCTTGAGCAACGCAGGATGGCTCGTACTCCGATTCACCTGGCATGACCTAACGAACCGTCCTCACGTCGTCATCGCGACTATTCGCCGGGCACTCGCACGAGGCGTTCTGTGA
- a CDS encoding response regulator: MAEKIRVVVGDDHPLFRDGVVRALTASGSIDVVGEADDGVGALALIREHRPHVALLDYRMPQLDGTQVAAAVHRDELPTRVLLLSAHNESAIVYRALQEGAAGFLPKESTRAEIIRAVLDAARGKEVLPAGLAAGLISEIRRRNQPAGPVLSPREREVLAFMAQGMSIPAMSRQMYLAPSTVKTHVQRLYEKLGVSDRAAAVAEAMRHGLLE, from the coding sequence GTGGCAGAGAAAATCCGGGTGGTTGTTGGCGACGACCACCCACTGTTCCGCGACGGCGTCGTCCGCGCCTTAACTGCCAGCGGATCAATCGACGTCGTAGGAGAGGCAGATGATGGTGTCGGTGCGCTGGCACTGATCCGAGAGCATCGTCCGCACGTTGCTTTGCTCGACTACCGCATGCCGCAGCTCGACGGTACGCAAGTGGCCGCAGCCGTGCACCGCGACGAATTGCCGACCCGGGTGCTGTTGCTTTCAGCGCACAATGAGTCCGCAATCGTGTACCGCGCGTTGCAAGAGGGCGCCGCCGGGTTTTTGCCGAAGGAATCAACTCGTGCGGAAATTATTCGCGCCGTGCTGGACGCTGCGCGCGGGAAAGAAGTGCTCCCCGCCGGCCTTGCCGCGGGACTCATCAGCGAGATTCGTCGACGGAACCAGCCCGCCGGGCCGGTGCTGAGTCCTAGGGAGAGGGAGGTTCTCGCCTTTATGGCGCAGGGAATGAGCATCCCGGCAATGAGTCGGCAGATGTACCTAGCCCCTTCAACGGTCAAGACACACGTACAGCGTCTGTATGAAAAGCTCGGCGTCAGCGATCGCGCGGCTGCGGTAGCCGAGGCGATGCGACACGGCCTACTGGAGTGA
- a CDS encoding TIGR03668 family PPOX class F420-dependent oxidoreductase, whose amino-acid sequence MPTTTGSGLPPDSPRQRFAAAKVARLATVRPDGTPHVVPITFAVADEDVVTAIDSKPKRTNNLQRLRNLRTNPAVSLIVDHYDDDWNRLWWVRVDGLGRIAEDGPERARALKALVEKYSQYSADPPAGPAIIIEPAGWTAWSAHSAP is encoded by the coding sequence ATGCCTACCACCACCGGTTCGGGTTTGCCTCCCGATTCCCCGCGTCAGCGATTTGCTGCCGCGAAAGTGGCCAGGCTTGCGACGGTTCGTCCAGATGGGACGCCCCACGTCGTACCCATTACCTTCGCGGTGGCAGATGAAGATGTGGTCACCGCGATCGACTCGAAACCCAAACGGACGAACAACCTTCAGCGCCTCCGAAATCTGCGCACCAACCCGGCGGTGAGCCTCATCGTCGACCATTACGACGACGATTGGAATCGACTGTGGTGGGTACGGGTTGACGGCCTTGGGCGGATCGCTGAGGACGGCCCAGAACGGGCGCGCGCCCTCAAGGCACTGGTGGAGAAGTATTCGCAGTACAGCGCGGATCCACCTGCCGGTCCCGCGATCATCATCGAGCCAGCCGGGTGGACAGCGTGGTCGGCACACTCAGCGCCCTGA
- a CDS encoding dihydrofolate reductase family protein codes for MRKLIYAIGASLDGFINDRDGTIDWTVPDEELHQFHNDRYREIEISLHGRRLYELMAEYWPHVPEDASQIEREFGGLWTAKPKVVFSHTLTEVHWNSILVNENAVEEVRRLKSGGDGVMEVGGASLAASLMPHGLIDEYQLFVSPVVLGGGTPLFPPLDKRIQLRLAETRHFNTALMLRYLADRGPFNR; via the coding sequence ATGAGGAAACTGATCTACGCGATCGGCGCGTCCCTAGATGGCTTTATCAACGACCGCGACGGCACTATCGACTGGACCGTTCCGGACGAGGAGCTACACCAGTTCCACAACGACAGATATCGCGAGATCGAGATCTCGCTGCACGGCCGCCGACTGTACGAGCTAATGGCGGAGTACTGGCCGCATGTGCCTGAGGACGCGTCGCAAATCGAGCGCGAGTTCGGCGGGCTCTGGACGGCGAAGCCCAAGGTCGTCTTCTCCCATACGCTCACCGAGGTCCACTGGAATAGCATCCTGGTCAATGAGAACGCGGTCGAGGAAGTCCGCAGGCTCAAGTCCGGAGGCGATGGCGTCATGGAAGTTGGCGGCGCGAGCCTCGCGGCCTCACTGATGCCACACGGGCTCATCGACGAGTACCAGCTATTCGTCTCGCCCGTGGTGCTCGGCGGCGGCACACCGCTCTTCCCACCACTAGACAAGCGCATCCAGCTCCGATTGGCCGAGACGAGGCACTTCAACACCGCGTTAATGCTGCGCTACCTCGCCGACCGAGGTCCGTTCAACCGCTGA
- a CDS encoding type IV toxin-antitoxin system AbiEi family antitoxin domain-containing protein, producing the protein MAAQDGVITLHQAISAGMSQSAVSRRVASGEWRRLDRGVYLRSDHRLTGVCRYSTVTCTAQTSRCTAIFR; encoded by the coding sequence ATGGCCGCGCAGGACGGCGTGATCACCCTGCACCAGGCAATCTCAGCCGGTATGAGTCAATCAGCAGTCTCACGCCGTGTCGCTTCTGGAGAATGGCGCCGACTCGACAGAGGCGTATATCTGAGATCGGATCACCGGCTCACCGGAGTGTGCAGGTACAGCACCGTGACCTGCACCGCGCAGACCTCACGATGCACCGCCATCTTCCGTTAA